The Pyxicephalus adspersus chromosome 1, UCB_Pads_2.0, whole genome shotgun sequence sequence TTTCACATGCGGCCGTTGGGTCAACAACTGGATCGCCTGCAGGGCAGCAGCAGGCAGCACCTTCTGCTGCAACGTCCAGGTTTAGAGTTGTAAAATTAGACTCTAGTTCAGAACCTTTTAGAAAAGGCAGATGGACTTGTATGGAGTTCTATGACAAAGAAAATGCAGCAGCTGCTTCAGAGGGAGCTGTAGTCAACAAAGCAGTAGAGAGTGTTaaacaaaacccacttgaagtGACGTCTGAGCGAGAGAGCACCAGtgggagctcagtcagtagcaaTATCAGCACTCTGAGTCATTACACAGAAAGTGTTGGAAGCGGAGAGATGGGGGCCCCTGCAATGCAAGGATTTCAGACACTGGCTCCTCAGCAGATGGACTTTAGCAATCCTTTATCCCAGAATGTTCCTGCTTCAAATATACCACAGAGTGTTTCACAGCCTCACCTTGCACAATTGCAGATTCATTCACAAGATGCCACTTACTCTCCACAGAAACAAGTTGGACAGGCTGCGACAACTTCTATAAATGCATCTGTTGGAGTCCAGCCTAGTTCAGTAGGTGTTCAGCCTGCTACTGTTAACATTCTTGGTGTACCATCCTCTTTAGGACATCAGCAGCCAGCAGTTTCTGCGATGATCCCACAACAGTTGCCATATCCTCAGCAGACACAACCCattcaaactctgccaactgttCCCCAACAACAGTTACAGTATGCACATCAACAAACTGCTCCTACTCAGCTGACCACTGGGCATGTTATGCCAGCAAATCAAAGTACTGTCCCAGGGAATTTGCCAGAATACCTACAACATCCACAAATACTTCAGGCAGCAGTGGGCCCTGTACAATCCAGTTCAGCAGCAGCTGGCAGTACATCCACAGTCCCTGTTGTCCAAGCACAGGTTTTACAGGCGCAAATGCAGTCTTCTCCGGCACAGCCTCCACCAACTTGTGTAGCTCCGACTCAACCTGTGGTACATGCCCAGACTACCATGCCTGCAACCGGTAGTCAAGTTGTAGGTGTGGCCCAGCAAGGAAGTTTGCCAACACCAGTGCATCAAACAGCAGCCAGTCAGTCAACACCACCAGTTATGCAGCAGAATGTTCCAGCGCCTTCACAACAGGTAATGCAACCCACGCAAGGCATTCAGGTGGCTGCTTCTGCTCATCCACAGCCAGTAATGATTGCATCTCAGAATCCTTTGGTCCCTTCAAAGCCTCCAACACAGTTATTGGAACCTGCCGTACAGGGATTAGCTACTCAACAAGTTCCCACTGTTAGTCCTATACCAGCGGCCACCAATGTTCCTACTGTCCCACAACCGAATACAAGTGTTCCTCCTGGTCTATCACCTGCAACAACCACTTTAGCTCCCCCACCAACCGCTTCTCAACTTTCAACTGTGCAAAACGGCAATTTAGTTCCAAGTGGAAACCAGGCTCCAGTAATAGCAAGTTTGCCCATTGCTCAGAATATTCCTTTTCAAATGCCTGCTGGTCAGTTCTTGGGAGCAGCACTTGTACAGTCAGTGGCAAGTCAGATTGAAGAAGCTCGCCGTTTGGGGCACTCAGTGGTTGGCTTACCACACATTGGTGAAGGAGTTATATTGGATACAAGTAACCTCCAAGGGTCTGGATCCTTGCTTCCTCTGAAGGCTCTACCGCTTACTACACCACTAGTTGATGGTGAAGATGACAGGTAACAACCAGTTCTTGTCATCCATTGCTGTAAATCTTATGTCATATTTCCATTATTGATGTTTTTCAGGCTCGTCATATTACAAAGTACTGTAGGCATACAAGCATACTTGTTTTCTGACTGCATAATTTAGGGGCTATTGTCCTTGAAATATAACTGGCATCCTGTATTATTCACTTAGTGGAATCAGAATGTCATGATTTCCCTTTGTGTTGTATGTATTTTCCTGTGCTCCCACCCAGCCTCAGCATAAAAATACATTCCCAGCTCATCAGTTTTATAACTGCCCTTCTAAAGGGAACTAGAACATTTTAAATCCATGAGCTGCCAGCTTTGTTTACATTGGgcgaattattattattattgtcttttgtttattATGAACTTCAAAATACATGACCAGAATTATTTCCCATTTTATATGGTTGGACAAGAGTTTTAATGTTGTGTTCTTATCCTCTTTCCCATAAGCCAGTCTTCGGGTTCcgtgagaaatgagcaatttgtgcctcccaggtcagttaccactgacacaaatgatcttcttggctatttgtaaagggaGCAATCTTtctactggccaacaatgtaagaggcattcttcccaccaggctaatatactatGACATGGCCATGTGAAATATTGGCAGGCTGTAAAACCAgttatatataatctttttatataGTACAGGCAGTGCAACTGCTCGAGGTATTTCCTTTTGCATTAGCCGTTTTGGGCCACATCATTAAAATTGTCTTGTGGCTAGCATTTGGGTATTCTTGAAAAGCCCGAGATGTTTTATAATGCAGGATAGCTATTCTTAGTCCTGCCCATTACGCTCCTTACTATCCTTTTATACAGGGAGAAAGGAAGTTGCACAGTATGTAGTCATGTGACCTGAAAAAATGGATCCATCAGGACTAGCTGCTAAGGACTTTCCAAGGAACTAGTTGATTTTCATGAAACTCTGGTTAAGATAAAGCCCGTCCATTCAATCTATCTTGAAAGTCCTTGATGAATTAGACAAAATTCTCCTTTTAGTTGGTTTTGCATGGGTTGCCTATACACATACATTGGCCTGAGTCCTGTTGGATATGGACAAATGTGTGTAACATATTTTGAGGAGAAAGCTTGACTGAACAAGATAGCATCATGGataaaatgaaattacttttaaTGCTGTATATGGGCATGCTCACATTCATAGCCCTTCCTATTTAGGGTCCTTTCACACCAGGAACACtgggaaaacacaataaaataactaTTTGTGTATCTGGTTTACACCAATGTTCTACTATTCCTGTATTGAGCTATTCGACAtgcattttgtatcttttataacTGCTTTCCTTGGAATTCAGAGTTTATCCATCCAGAAATTCATGACAATGTTGCGCTAAAATCTTAATGTTATGAGATCAGGTTTAGCTTGGGTTAAGTACAGAACACTTTTCTCGGTGCTATGTAGATGGGACgttttatgtaatataaaggCTTTCTACCCTAAGGTGACAACTCTTACACATAGTAGTGTCATAGGGAGTGGAGGTGCAGTGCTCAGTGGAGGACTTACCCCCTGACACACCCAGATATGTCTGTAGGTCTGCAAGATCACCAAGATTGGAATCTCCACCATTTTGTTATCCTATTTCCAGGgtaatattttagaatttttgtgtttattgaaaagaAACTGTTTAGTATCTAATATGCAGTCAggtctaaattattttatatgtctGATATCTTGTCCAAGGTCACCCGGAGGATCTGACTATACAATGGTACTTGTGAGAACAATGGATTTGTGTAGTGTTTACAGTTCAGTGAAGAAGAAATGTTCTGCTTAAACTATTACAACTGTAAGAGACTAAATATCATTCTGGTTTTGTGTCTTTACATAAGCTGTTTCCTGGCAACTGGGACAGTAGACTGAATCGTCTTTTTGGAAGGTTCATCTGTAGATCTGTCAACATTTTGTGCTTGAAAAAGAACTGAATATGCATAAAAAACCTGATTACCATTGTAATCATAAAGAGACATTGAATTTACCATTCTAAATCACCATTATCAGGAATTATATTTTAATCCTATGTAAGGGGTTTGTAGGTAGATATTGGGGTGACCAAAAATGAATTGGTTGTATGTCCTCTTTAGGCAAGAATCAAGCGATTTGTCAATGTTGCCTCATATCAATTatcataaatattttgaaaaataataattttagacaGTGTTGATATGGTATGATACACACTTTTCCCTCAGTTGTTTTGTAAATAAGGACCTAAAGTACCATATAGTGTGCCTAAGCCCAAAAACAAATTGCAGTATAATGCAGCTGGTACCCAGTTATTTCCCTAAGGCTTTTACTTTGTTTACATGGTGACCATGCCAGTAAATGCACCCGGTGTCCCTAGGCTTGGaccactcactgtactgtatgtatgaaGGACAGGGTTTAGGCCGGGTAGGAATGAATTGTAGGTgttagcccctgtattgttacccaactcttaACCACCcgaaaaacagctgggtgatgcGACCAGCtgaaaggggccggggagaacactgatggaGCAGAATtgtcaggctcccaggtgtcttccctgtatgcaggtaacgagctgagattaggagcaccctctgtaagggactGCTCCTAATCCAGGcatgttacagtacctgtataaaagacacctgtccacagaagcaatcaatcagatccCAAACTAGCAACCATGGCAAGAAATATGTTATTCTGTCTtccacagctacaataaacctaccattacagttatagactggtcatttctttgtcagagggcaaacgtacaaaatcagcaggggatcaaatacttctttccctccctgtataatatttttttagatatgatTTATGATTTTGTCATATGGAAATGACCAAAAGAGAACAAATAAATGACTGAGTTTAAAGAATGGTGGCATTACCTGGATTTAAGCAAACTGGCAGACGCTGTAGTAGTCCTAGTTTACATATCTTCAGCATGGTGCCAGCTTTTATGTAGAACTAATTGAGGGTACCTGATCACTTCTAAATGCATGTGCAGTACAGAGCAAGCTTGAGCCCcaaaattttttaagctggctggAAAGAAGCTGTTGGAGCTGTTGGTAGCCCCTgcgttgtgacccaactcttccatagccatccaaaaacagccaggtggttactaaaaagtccTGGGTGCTGCGCCCAGGTAAAAggacctggggagaacactgcacattaGAAGTCCCATAACTGCTGGTATGAATGGATTTGTTGGATAAACATGGCAGGCATACAATTAGAGATTGGTAGCAGAGATTGGTAGTCTTCACATTCTTGTTTATATGTAAAGGTTTATTAAATTTCTAGCTATGAACAAATCGGTCATCAGTTTCCCACTCTTAGGGACCTCAGCTGTGTTACATGGCTATTACCTTACTTAACCTGTAATCCTGTAGTAATTTACTTCTGCATtctttctaatgtaaaaaaatgatatatggcCTCTTTAAGTAACTGTAGATTTTAGAATCTGTACATTACTTTTgaaaaatttgccaaaatttgtAATATGAGAGCTAATCTAAACAATGTAATTCTTATTTTGTAGTAGTTCAGACCCTTTGTACTGCAtagttgttggtagatctaaTGGAGATTGTGCCATAtaaagcaaagttttatggctttCATGCtttgtcactgacctggaacatgcATACAGGTAAGGACctgagttttttttctcctcttttatCTGTAATGCATTTTTGTTCCAGGTCGGTGACTTGAAGTAATGAAGTTATTTGATTGTGAGTCAGAAAACTAGCTTACGTTAAATGAAAGTGTAAGTGGTAGCTGCCTCCTTGTTTACTTTATGAAAGtcctttttttgttacaaaaagtgaaattgtataagaaaaaataagtacaGTGCCTATAGATGAACCCCCCTAGTGGTCTGATTCtggctgtatttccatgcaaaaagtggcacaattttgtgcatggaaattatatttacattgtagacctataattcttaagcataacttaccaacacatttctaatagttaataaatttaatgataaacttaaaaaaaaacacaacaatccgataaaaaataaatataaaaataaagtataatgtaATATACCGTACCTGTACagcagtatatataatataataattatatattatatgaatatttctttgtattggactcaatacagctattttgtattgaatccaatacaaaactttttgaattttccgccgctAAGTCCCGGCTGCACCCACACATttaccgacatcaccaggaaaccccgtaggacttctctgcacttcgtggctggagatcAGGGGAGGcaaacgtgtccccaggacctgcggggaccagcaagggcgccaggggacagcgacggaacaagttAAGTGGGtttgttttccttcttttaggtagcccgagtctgactcgggattaccgctttttgcatttaaaagcgACCCCAAGTCAGacttgggaatactgctaggggggttaatgtaatATACTTGAACACATTGTATGTAAAACTGACATGGTATATAAATTCTCATAATTTAGATGTGCCACATAGAAGAAGTATACTCTTAAAAGTTGCAACCACTTCAAATCTTTGAAATTATTGACATTATTGGGGATACATTtggttcattttttgttttgagataCTATCTGCTCCAGAGTGTCCTGCCTTCATCACCTATCGATCCTTTCTGATGTTGAGTTCTTGTTAAATGTATTACCAGCATTTTTACTAGTACATTATACATAATCTTGAATACACACTCTTCCTTGACACCCCTAAGAGGGGTAGATTATGTAGGTAACACAGTATAAACCCCTAAGATATGTACATTTCAGCATTGGGGAAGCTGCatttctaaagtggaactaaacttgtcattttttttttgtttgttttttgttagtatcaaacatattttatagcaaaaattgtagaaaaatgtCACTTTCCTGCTCCCATTCTAGTGTTCTTAAAGTTGGAGGGTATGAAGTGGTGGAAGCTCTTCTTAACTGTAGTTATCACATTAACAGAAGCCAAATGGAGCACGTATTTCTTTCCTTCCATTAAAAAGTCTTAGCTCTGTCACATGAAAATAAATCCCTGTGCATGTTATGATATAACTGTAATGCAGCCATCTCTGTTATCTATTTATTGTAGCCTAATACAGGTTGAGAAAAGATGCATAGTGTTAAGCAATATCGACTCCTGTAGACTCTTTCGGTCATTTTGTCACTGCAAGCTTGATCATGCTTCCAAGTACTCCCATTCAACTAAATGGGAACAGttgagaaccattttgtgcaagCTGTGGTTGTGGTGGACCATGGCGCACAGTTCCTAGAAGTAGCATATCTCTTCTGTCCACGTGGTTGCTTTTCTCCTTCTAAAGGAAGAATGGCAAGCGTAGTGAATTCCAATGCTTTAATGCGTTATTGCAGTTAGCTGTTCCTGGGCGCACAGCAGCAGAGCAGCTAACTGCATTTATCGCCATAAATGTGAAAGGGGCCTATTAGATTTCTCAGCAGTCAGAAATTTGTTTGTTCTGTGCAAGATCACCAGCCCAGCTTTAATTCTGGAAtttcaataataaacatattgtgaggattgatttttttttttttaaatgatttttttactggaagatgcaaatataaaatacaagacagaaaaaaaaaacaaatggcaaattaataaaattttacagCAAATGAACTAAAGCACTACAAAGTCTATGTAGACTGACACGAGCTGAGCCAGGTATTCATTAGTTATTATTGACCTCTAAGACCACTGGAGGATCCTTATCGATCATGATATACCAAGACGTATGTTCAGAAGTTTTGCTGCATCTGTTTCATCAAATTGATCTGTTGTGTGTTTATGTCCTTTAGCTCTATCTACTGGCCCTAGCATTTCTACCATACATAGTAAAGAGTACAGGATTTTGGATGAAATGGAGAACGGGGCATTTTTAGTAAAAGccatttacatttgatttatttactaATCATACTGTGGTTGTTTCTCTGCTCTTATTTTAAAAGGATACAACACACTGAAGCTGCTGTACTTGCTCTTCGTTATCCTTGTGATCTAGAAATAAGCCAGTGAATTTCCACTGCTGTACTTTATAAAGGGAATGTTGATGATTCTGTTGCCAGATGAGAACAAAAGGCCTTTTGCCTAAAGCACCTTAAGTGCTGGAAGGGTTTTATAACACGTTGCTTTCTGTATCAGTGATTCAGGTGTTTGGTGTATGAAataattgtgtttgtgtgtaataTAGTCCTCATTTGACAGCTATTAGTAGCAGCAATGCCATGAGACTTCTAAGAATGAAGACTACTCAACTATCATTTAATAGCTTGGTCAGTAATCAACACGTTGTGTTGCAATACTTCATTAAACCGAAGTTATTTCCACTTGTAATTCTTTTTCCTCAGATGCACACAGCAATATAAATTGGTATTTCATTATCTTTACAAGTTTGCATGAATAACTTTAATGAAGATATACAGGAACAACACTTTTTCGTTAAGCTAcacttttaccattaaaaaacaaagctcCTAATTGATCGCAGTGATCAAACTGTAAAATTGTTCCATTGCAGAAAGACTGGGTGAGAGTTTGCAGCAGGGTCTCATTTATCTAATGACTGGTATGTACATAATTGTGCCGTCTGAGACAGTAGCAAGATTTTTCCTATTACAAAAATGGCATGATCCTTCAGAAACACCTCAATACGTAGCTCTGTGAGAGTTATTAACTACCATAAAGGACCATGCACACCAGTAAGGTCCATTACAACATGTTTAAATGCTTATTGCATTAAGACGTTTAAATGGTctacctaaaaactaaaaaaaaaaaaaaaaatttaaaaatcactAGTTGAAGTCAAGAGAACTGTCCTGGCAGGTGCATTTCTgatgttttcaatgtattttggATTGAATTTCTGTGATCAGATAGAacttagtatttagtattttccATACTTC is a genomic window containing:
- the TSC22D1 gene encoding TSC22 domain family protein 1 isoform X1, giving the protein MHQPDPSADLSARKMAHPADVPRRGSGATGNPLPLTSVTGGHMLSSDDYPPSMLMQPPPASSSSPGPQQHPPQTLNLMPPPLVQSGAQIKKKSGFQITSVTPAQISASMSSNNSIAEDTESYDDLDESHTEDLSSSEILDVSLSRATDLGGPERSSSEETLNNFQEAETPGAVSPNQPHLHQHLPSHIQQNIMINGNVHHPHHHHHHPHHGLPTAGHHGLPSAPLSGTPQNATAMKLVTQGSTDSTVTIGSVSSAPSVPNVGTVPPITRKPSGPVSTGINPVPGNSTSHNIQNLSGVTGPLPTNVNVNSTNVTSASNVSAVSNVNLSGNGSVASSNIPNNVSHAAVGSTTGSPAGQQQAAPSAATSRFRVVKLDSSSEPFRKGRWTCMEFYDKENAAAASEGAVVNKAVESVKQNPLEVTSERESTSGSSVSSNISTLSHYTESVGSGEMGAPAMQGFQTLAPQQMDFSNPLSQNVPASNIPQSVSQPHLAQLQIHSQDATYSPQKQVGQAATTSINASVGVQPSSVGVQPATVNILGVPSSLGHQQPAVSAMIPQQLPYPQQTQPIQTLPTVPQQQLQYAHQQTAPTQLTTGHVMPANQSTVPGNLPEYLQHPQILQAAVGPVQSSSAAAGSTSTVPVVQAQVLQAQMQSSPAQPPPTCVAPTQPVVHAQTTMPATGSQVVGVAQQGSLPTPVHQTAASQSTPPVMQQNVPAPSQQVMQPTQGIQVAASAHPQPVMIASQNPLVPSKPPTQLLEPAVQGLATQQVPTVSPIPAATNVPTVPQPNTSVPPGLSPATTTLAPPPTASQLSTVQNGNLVPSGNQAPVIASLPIAQNIPFQMPAGQFLGAALVQSVASQIEEARRLGHSVVGLPHIGEGVILDTSNLQGSGSLLPLKALPLTTPLVDGEDDSASGASVVAIDNKIEQAMDLVKSHLMYAVREEVEVLKEQIKELIEKNSQLEQENNLLKTLASPEQLAQFQAQLQTGSPPSSSSQPVAGTPAPAQPGSQSSGPSA